The Astatotilapia calliptera chromosome 2, fAstCal1.2, whole genome shotgun sequence genome includes a window with the following:
- the LOC113037341 gene encoding protocadherin gamma-A11-like, whose amino-acid sequence MELNTIAFQAWNICFLLLLHVAHGDMSYSLPEEMKRGSIIGNIAKDLGMETGALSSRRARIDADGTDKRYCDINMSNGELIVADRIDREGLCGEKASCILKHELMLENPLELLRISLHIQDINDNAPQFNEERINIEIRESADRGARFVIEEAHDADVGQNSVQQYNLKKNENFILSVNGNTRELVLEKELDREKQQEMNLILTALDGGSPQRSGTLVIHVTVLDANDNAPVFTQAVYKASLPENSHLDTVVITVSATDADEGLNGDVTYDFGHVTEEVKKIFSIDRKVGDIRVIGAVDYETTTSFEIRVKAKDGLGLLSYAKVIISITDVNDNAPVVNLKSLTNPIPENTPAHTDVGIINVQDRDSETNGQVRCSIQQGVPFKLVPSIKNYYSLVTTGQLDRELVSDYNITITATDEGSPPLSSSKSVQLSVADINDNPPVFEEQSYSAYVSENNKLGSTLCSVSARDPDWRQNGTVVYSLLAGEVNGAPVSSYLSVNGDTGVIHAVRSFDYEQFRSFKVHVMARDNGSPPLSSNVTVSVFISDVNDNSPQILYPSPEGNSFMTELVPKAAHGGSLVSKVIAVDADSGQNAWLSYQIVKSTDPGLFTIGVHSGEIRTQRDISESDSTKQNLVVAVKDNGQPSLSATCSMYLLISDNLAEVPELKDLSYNESNSKLTSYLIIALVSVSTFFLTFIIIILGLRFCRRRKPRLLFDGAVAIPSGYLPPNYADVDGTGTLRSTYNYDAYLTTGSRTSDFKFVTSYNDNTLPADQTLKKSPSDFADVFGDLDGCSEVWPLRTKQVMF is encoded by the coding sequence ATGGAATTGAATACTATCGCGTTTCAGGCTTGGAACATTTGTTTCCTCCTTCTGCTGCATGTTGCTCATGGAGACATGAGCTATTCTTTACCAGAGGAAATGAAACGAGGATCCATTATTGGAAATATAGCCAAAGACCTCGGGATGGAAACGGGCGCGCTGTCCAGCAGGAGAGCCCGCATCGACGCCGACGGAACCGACAAACGTTACTGTGACATAAACATGAGTAACGGAGAGTTGATTGTTGCAGACAGGATTGACCGCGAGGGGCTTTGTGGAGAAAAGGCTTCGTGCATCCTAAAACACGAGCTCATGCTGGAGAATCCGCTCGAGCTTCTTCGTATCAGCCTTCACATTCAAGATATCAATGACAACGCACCGCAATTCAATGAAGAACGGATTAATATAGAAATTCGAGAATCCGCTGACAGAGGAGCTCGTTTTGTGATAGAAGAAGCGCACGATGCGGATGTGGGGCAAAATTCAGTGCAGCAGTACAAccttaaaaagaatgaaaattttattttgtctgtaaACGGAAACACCAGAGAGCTCGTTCTTGAAAAAGAGCTTGATCgtgaaaaacaacaggaaatgaaTTTAATTCTCACAGCTTTGGATGGTGGATCTCCTCAGAGATCAGGTACATTAGTAATACACGTCACTGTGCTGGATGCTAATGATAACGCCCCAGTGTTCACCCAAGCCGTTTATAAAGCCAGCCTGCCTGAAAACTCTCATTTAGACACTGTAGTGATTACAGTAAGCGCAACCGATGCAGATGAGGGACTTAACGGAGATGTGACGTATGACTTTGGACATGTTACTGAAGAAGTGAAGAAGATATTTAGCATTGATCGTAAAGTAGGTGACATAAGAGTAATTGGTGCTGTTGACTATGAAACTACTACATCATTTGAAATACGCGTTAAAGCAAAAGATGGGCTGGGGCTTTTATCCTACGCTAAAGTAATAATTTCTATCACTGACGTGAATGACAACGCCCCTGTAGTTAATCTGAAGTCACTGACCAATCCGATACCAGAGAACACCCCAGCTCATACAGACGTGGGCATCATTAACGTGCAGGACAGAGACTCCGAAACTAATGGACAGGTCCGCTGCTCCATCCAGCAGGGTGTCCCCTTTAAGTTGGTTCCTTCTATTAAAAACTATTATTCTCTGGTAACAACGGGACAACTGGACCGTGAACTAGTGTCTGATTACAACATTACAATCACTGCCACTGATGAGGGCTCTCCACCTCTGTCCTCTTCTAAAAGTGTTCAGTTATCTGTAGCTGACATCAACGACAACCCACCTGTGTTTGAGGAACAGTCATACAGCGCATATGTGAGTGAGAATAACAAACTGGGCTCAACTTTATGTTCCGTTAGTGCTCGAGACCCCGACTGGAGACAGAACGGTACAGTGGTTTATTCTCTGTTAGCTGGTGAGGTGAACGGTGCCCCGGTGTCCTCCTATCTGTCTGTGAATGGAGACACCGGTGTGATCCACGCTGTGAGGTCGTTTGATTATGAACAGTTCAGGAGTTTTAAAGTCCATGTGATGGCCAGAGACAACGGTTCTCCTCCTCTAAGCAGCAACGTGACCGTGAGTGTGTTCATCTCAGATGTGAATGACAACTCTCCTCAGATCCTGTACCCCTCCCCAGAGGGCAACTCCTTCATGACCGAGCTGGTCCCCAAAGCTGCACATGGAGGCTCTCTGGTGTCCAAAGTGATCGCGGTGGACGCGGACTCCGGACAGAACGCCTGGCTGTCCTATCAAATAGTCAAATCCACAGATCCGGGACTTTTTACTATTGGTGTCCACAGCGGAGAGATCAGGACACAGCGGGACATTTCTGAATCTGACAGCACGAAACAGAACCTTGTAGTGGCAGTGAAAGATAACGGACAGCCCTCTCTGTCTGCCACCTGTTccatgtatttacttatttctgATAACTTGGCTGAGGTGCCAGAACTGAAGGATCTGTCTTATAATGAGAGCAATTCCAAACTGACCTCTTATCTGATCATCGCGCTGGTGTCTGTGTCCACCTTTTTCCTGacttttatcatcatcatcctggGTTTGAGGTTTTGTCGCAGGAGAAAGCCCAGACTGTTGTTTGATGGAGCAGTTGCCATCCCCAGCGGTTATCTCCCTCCTAATTACGCAGATGTTGATGGCACAGGAACTTTACGCAGCACTTATAATTACGACGCGTACCTGACCACAGGTTCTAGAACCAGTGACTTTAAGTTTGTGACATCATACAATGACAACACGCTGCCTGCTGACCAGACTCTGAAGAAAAGTCCATCAGATTTTGCTGATGTCTTTGGAGACCTGGATGGGTGCTCAGAGGTATGGCCCCTTCGCACTAAGCAAGTCATGTTTTAA